A single window of Paracoccus albus DNA harbors:
- the rnc gene encoding ribonuclease III: MKVARELRDFMARLGHDFARPELLVQALTHGSVASPTRPHNQRLEFLGDRVLGLTIAEALYNADSAATEGQLAPRYNALVRGETCADVARQIGLGDVLKLGRSEMMSGGRRKEALLADAMEAVLAAIYRDAGFDKARAVILHLWADRLDGVEQDARDAKTALQEWAQANGMAPPKYEVTGRKGPDHAPEFEVTVRLDNGRQGVASGKGTKRSIEQQAAAAMLKEIGV; encoded by the coding sequence TTGAAGGTTGCACGGGAGTTGCGCGACTTCATGGCCCGGCTGGGCCACGATTTCGCGCGCCCCGAATTGCTGGTTCAGGCGCTGACACACGGCTCTGTCGCCTCGCCCACGCGGCCCCACAATCAGCGGCTGGAGTTTCTGGGCGACCGCGTCCTTGGCCTGACCATCGCCGAGGCGCTGTATAACGCCGATAGCGCCGCGACAGAGGGTCAGCTTGCGCCGCGCTATAACGCGCTTGTGCGCGGTGAGACCTGCGCCGATGTCGCCCGCCAGATCGGCTTGGGCGATGTGCTGAAGCTCGGCCGTTCCGAAATGATGTCCGGTGGCCGCCGGAAAGAGGCCCTGCTTGCCGACGCGATGGAGGCCGTGCTGGCCGCCATCTACCGCGATGCCGGGTTTGACAAGGCCAGGGCCGTGATCCTGCACCTTTGGGCCGACCGGCTGGACGGGGTCGAACAGGATGCCCGCGACGCCAAAACCGCGCTTCAGGAATGGGCGCAGGCCAACGGCATGGCCCCGCCGAAATACGAGGTCACGGGCCGCAAAGGCCCCGACCACGCGCCAGAGTTTGAAGTCACCGTTCGCCTCGACAATGGCCGCCAGGGCGTAGCCAGCGGCAAAGGCACCAAGCGCAGCATCGAACAGCAGGCCGCCGCCGCCATGCTGAAGGAGATCGGGGTTTGA
- the lepB gene encoding signal peptidase I, whose amino-acid sequence MASKAEKKEGIWETVKTVFWALIIAGIFRTLFFQPFWIPSGSMKDTLLIGDFLFVNKMAYGYSAVSCPFSMCPIDGRILGSDPERGDVVVFRHPTRGVDFIKRVIGLPGDRIQMRDGRLIINDEPVQYEDQPDFIEVKSRQGSQQLMPRCVNDPVPDGGECIKTRMTETLPNGVSHDVLNIVDGWIADNTNVFTVPEGSYFFMGDNRDNSEDSRFPAVSGGLGFVPAEYLIGRADRIMFSSAGKSLLYFWTWRGDRFFKAIH is encoded by the coding sequence ATGGCATCGAAGGCGGAAAAGAAGGAAGGCATCTGGGAAACGGTCAAGACCGTCTTCTGGGCGCTGATCATCGCGGGCATCTTTCGCACGCTGTTTTTCCAGCCCTTCTGGATCCCGTCCGGCAGCATGAAGGACACGCTGCTGATCGGCGATTTCCTGTTCGTCAACAAGATGGCTTACGGCTATTCTGCGGTGTCCTGCCCGTTCTCCATGTGCCCGATTGACGGGCGTATCCTTGGCTCTGATCCGGAACGCGGCGACGTGGTCGTATTCCGCCACCCGACGCGCGGCGTGGATTTCATCAAGCGCGTGATCGGCCTGCCGGGCGACCGGATCCAGATGCGCGATGGCCGCCTGATCATCAATGATGAGCCGGTCCAATACGAAGATCAGCCCGATTTCATCGAGGTCAAATCACGTCAGGGCAGCCAGCAGCTTATGCCGCGCTGCGTCAACGATCCGGTGCCGGATGGGGGCGAATGCATCAAGACCCGCATGACCGAAACTCTGCCCAACGGCGTCAGCCATGATGTGCTGAACATTGTCGATGGCTGGATTGCGGATAACACCAATGTCTTTACGGTCCCCGAAGGCAGCTATTTCTTCATGGGCGACAACCGCGACAATTCCGAAGATTCCCGCTTCCCGGCCGTATCCGGCGGTCTGGGCTTCGTGCCGGCCGAATATCTGATCGGGCGCGCGGACCGGATCATGTTCTCCTCTGCCGGCAAGTCTCTGCTGTATTTCTGGACATGGCGCGGCGACCGCTTCTTCAAGGCGATCCATTGA
- a CDS encoding pseudouridine synthase, translated as MSFVYTPPPDPPVILHADHEILVVDKQSGLLSVPGRGDDRSDCLINRLRGAFPTVLLVHRLDLDTSGVMVFGLTPHAQRQLSKQFEERRTKKTYIARVAGRVAEKTGTVELPLIVDWPNRPRQKVDFEQGKPAKTDWRVVRTTDEETRIRLYPLTGRSHQLRVHMAESGHPILGDPLYATGAAADHPRLMLHAESLRFKHPESGVQMNFLAKSPF; from the coding sequence ATGAGCTTTGTCTACACACCGCCCCCGGATCCCCCGGTGATCCTGCACGCAGATCACGAAATCCTCGTGGTCGATAAGCAATCCGGCCTGCTGTCGGTGCCGGGCCGCGGCGATGACCGCAGCGATTGCCTCATCAACCGGCTGCGCGGCGCATTCCCGACCGTGCTGCTGGTGCACCGGCTGGACCTCGACACATCCGGCGTCATGGTATTCGGCCTGACACCCCATGCGCAGCGCCAGCTGTCAAAGCAGTTCGAAGAACGGCGGACGAAAAAGACTTATATCGCCCGTGTCGCGGGCCGGGTCGCAGAGAAAACCGGCACAGTAGAGCTGCCGCTGATCGTCGACTGGCCGAACCGGCCCCGGCAGAAGGTCGATTTCGAACAGGGCAAACCGGCGAAAACGGACTGGCGTGTCGTGAGGACCACCGATGAAGAAACCCGCATCCGCCTGTATCCCCTGACCGGGCGCTCTCACCAGCTTCGGGTGCATATGGCAGAAAGCGGCCACCCGATCCTTGGCGATCCGCTTTATGCAACCGGCGCGGCGGCAGATCATCCCCGCCTGATGCTCCACGCGGAATCGCTGCGGTTCAAGCACCCGGAATCCGGCGTGCAGATGAATTTCTTGGCCAAATCACCCTTCTGA
- a CDS encoding LysE family translocator has product MIWDTMANIPTANLLAFIGGGLLLNLAPGQDVMFASACGIRGGPRAGMLAGLGVGLGVCFHLILATVGLGAIVAEHPGVLKAIKFAGAGYLLFLAWQSWNSRPDAPSRHTPERSWRIVQRGALSNLLNPKPVLFLLSFLPQFTRLEYGPIWQQILGLGLVFVVTGTIVTMGYGILAGVMGLRLGKHMEIMNRIASVIFAGLAIRMIAK; this is encoded by the coding sequence ATGATCTGGGACACCATGGCCAATATTCCGACTGCGAACCTGCTGGCGTTCATCGGCGGCGGGCTGCTGCTGAATCTTGCGCCGGGTCAGGATGTCATGTTCGCGTCAGCCTGCGGCATCAGGGGCGGGCCACGGGCCGGGATGCTTGCAGGCCTTGGCGTCGGCCTTGGGGTCTGCTTTCACCTGATCCTTGCGACGGTCGGCCTTGGCGCCATCGTGGCAGAGCATCCCGGTGTTCTCAAAGCAATCAAATTTGCAGGCGCGGGCTATCTTCTGTTCCTGGCATGGCAAAGCTGGAACTCCAGGCCCGATGCACCGTCCAGACACACCCCCGAACGCAGCTGGCGCATCGTCCAGCGGGGGGCACTGTCCAACCTTCTGAACCCAAAGCCCGTGCTGTTCCTGTTGTCCTTTCTGCCGCAATTTACCCGGCTGGAATATGGTCCGATATGGCAGCAGATCCTTGGGCTGGGCCTGGTTTTCGTGGTTACCGGCACAATTGTCACCATGGGCTACGGTATCCTTGCCGGTGTCATGGGGCTGCGCCTTGGCAAGCATATGGAAATCATGAACCGTATCGCCTCGGTCATCTTTGCTGGCCTCGCCATCCGCATGATCGCAAAATGA
- a CDS encoding PaaI family thioesterase gives MTENARLEQISKHQPEFAKHLGMQMIEAVPNRVVMELPVTEALSNRNGVMHGGAILGLTDNTGGTAASINLKPGENTVTVESKVNFLRPIRIGDVARATATPIHIGGTTQIWTIEVTRGDGKLAAQVTQTQMTIQWKEPAEVSRG, from the coding sequence ATGACCGAGAATGCGCGACTTGAACAGATCAGCAAGCACCAGCCCGAATTTGCCAAGCATCTGGGTATGCAGATGATTGAGGCCGTTCCAAACCGCGTCGTCATGGAACTGCCCGTGACCGAGGCGTTGTCCAATCGCAACGGTGTGATGCATGGCGGCGCGATTCTTGGGCTGACCGACAATACCGGTGGCACCGCGGCTTCGATCAACCTGAAGCCGGGTGAGAATACCGTGACGGTGGAATCCAAGGTCAACTTTCTGCGCCCGATCCGTATCGGAGACGTCGCGCGCGCAACGGCGACGCCGATTCATATCGGCGGCACGACGCAAATCTGGACGATTGAAGTGACGCGCGGCGATGGGAAGCTGGCTGCGCAGGTTACGCAGACGCAGATGACGATTCAGTGGAAAGAACCGGCCGAGGTCAGCCGGGGCTGA
- a CDS encoding MFS transporter, with the protein MSQSSRLMTPILVGGCIILLINFSLRASFGVFQIPVQETFGWARSEFSLAIAIQNLAWGIGQPIFGALAERWGDRWAIILGSALYALGLVMSTFAMTPEAMQLWEVAVGFGIAGTGFGVILAVVGRAASDENRSLALGIATAAGSAGQVVGAPLAEGLLSVMGWQSVFLVFAAIAMTMILFIPMLGKGKPASPSELEESMGSVLKRAFRDPSYLMIFAGFFSCGYQLAFVTAHFPAMVTEMCSPIAPGSLLASLGITTTSALGAWAIAVIGAANIAGSIFAGWLGKRYTKKYLLAGIYTLRTIAAAAFILTPITPGTVLLFSVVMGALWLATVPLTSGLVAYMYGLRYMGTLYGFVFLSHQLGSFLGVWLGGTMYDQFGDYTYVWWIGVGVGAFSALIHLPIKEAPTRLPAAA; encoded by the coding sequence ATGTCCCAATCGTCCAGGCTCATGACCCCGATCCTTGTCGGGGGCTGCATCATCCTGCTGATCAATTTCTCGCTTCGGGCGAGCTTCGGGGTCTTCCAGATCCCGGTTCAGGAAACGTTCGGATGGGCCCGTTCCGAGTTTTCGCTGGCCATCGCCATCCAGAACCTCGCCTGGGGCATCGGTCAGCCGATCTTCGGTGCATTGGCGGAACGCTGGGGCGACCGTTGGGCGATCATTCTCGGCTCTGCGCTTTATGCGCTCGGTCTGGTGATGTCGACATTCGCCATGACGCCCGAGGCGATGCAGCTTTGGGAAGTCGCCGTAGGCTTTGGCATCGCCGGCACCGGCTTTGGCGTGATCCTTGCCGTCGTCGGCCGCGCGGCCAGCGATGAAAACCGCAGCCTTGCACTTGGCATCGCCACGGCCGCAGGCTCTGCCGGTCAGGTCGTGGGTGCACCGCTTGCCGAAGGGCTTTTGTCCGTCATGGGCTGGCAGAGCGTATTCCTCGTCTTCGCTGCCATCGCCATGACGATGATCCTGTTCATCCCCATGCTGGGCAAAGGCAAGCCCGCCTCGCCCTCCGAACTGGAAGAAAGCATGGGCAGCGTTCTGAAACGCGCCTTCCGCGATCCGTCATATCTGATGATCTTCGCCGGCTTCTTTTCCTGCGGCTATCAGCTTGCCTTCGTCACCGCGCATTTCCCGGCAATGGTGACAGAGATGTGCAGCCCCATTGCTCCGGGCAGTCTGCTGGCGAGCCTTGGGATCACCACCACCTCTGCCCTCGGCGCATGGGCCATCGCCGTGATCGGTGCCGCAAATATCGCCGGTTCGATCTTCGCGGGCTGGCTGGGCAAGCGCTATACGAAGAAATATCTGCTGGCGGGCATCTATACCCTGCGCACCATCGCCGCCGCCGCCTTTATCCTGACGCCGATCACGCCGGGCACCGTGCTTCTGTTCAGCGTGGTCATGGGTGCGCTCTGGCTGGCCACGGTGCCACTGACCTCGGGCCTTGTCGCCTATATGTATGGGCTGCGCTATATGGGCACGCTTTACGGCTTTGTGTTCCTGTCGCACCAGCTTGGCTCGTTCCTTGGCGTCTGGCTGGGCGGAACGATGTATGACCAGTTCGGCGATTACACCTATGTCTGGTGGATCGGTGTCGGCGTCGGTGCGTTCTCGGCCCTCATCCACCTGCCCATCAAAGAGGCCCCGACCCGCCTGCCTGCCGCGGCCTGA
- a CDS encoding glutathione S-transferase family protein: MYKVIGTRDTRAFRVMWMLEELEQPFEVVHAAPQTDGVVAFNPSGKVPVLIYDGTPITDSTAIIQFLADRHDKLTHPAGTLERARQDSLTQFLLDEYDAVLWTAARHTFVLPEELRVTGIKDTLRWEFERSQNILKQRAGAGPFLMGDMMTVPDIILTHCLSWGQAARFPIKDCWLGKYWDVMRERPAYKRAAAR; this comes from the coding sequence ATGTACAAGGTCATCGGGACACGGGATACCCGTGCGTTCCGCGTCATGTGGATGCTGGAAGAGCTTGAACAGCCGTTCGAGGTCGTTCATGCCGCGCCGCAGACGGATGGGGTGGTCGCATTCAATCCCTCGGGGAAGGTGCCGGTGCTGATCTATGACGGCACGCCGATCACCGATTCAACCGCAATCATCCAGTTTCTGGCGGATCGCCATGACAAGCTGACCCATCCTGCCGGGACGCTGGAACGGGCGCGACAGGACAGTTTGACCCAATTCTTGCTGGACGAATATGATGCCGTCCTGTGGACCGCCGCCCGCCACACCTTCGTTCTGCCAGAGGAATTGCGTGTCACCGGAATCAAGGACACCTTGCGCTGGGAGTTTGAGCGGAGCCAGAATATACTGAAGCAGCGTGCAGGCGCTGGCCCGTTCCTGATGGGTGACATGATGACGGTGCCGGACATCATTCTGACCCATTGTCTCAGCTGGGGTCAGGCCGCGCGGTTTCCGATAAAAGACTGCTGGCTGGGGAAGTATTGGGACGTCATGCGCGAACGACCAGCTTATAAGCGCGCGGCTGCCAGATAA
- a CDS encoding NAD(P)/FAD-dependent oxidoreductase: MKGALVIGAGPAGLMAAEQIIAAGHPVAIAEAMPTPARKFLMAGKSGLNLTRNEGTAEFMSNLSLGSPVGPDGYFGTDTSIFGPKDVMAWAEGFGIKLFTGSTGRVFPTGMKASPLLRAWLARLRAAGAELRTRWSWQGFESDGLAFDTPEGRQVLHPQATVLALGGASWPRLGSDAAWVPWLREKGVRIADFQPANMGFRVAWSGEMARYFGRPVKGTALSAGDQISRGEWIISRQGIEGGGVYAVAAAIRDGAQAVLDLAPDLDRPTLCKRFARPRGKLSLGNWLRRILSDPVKVALLLEWGKPFPTDPSGWAERSKSLPLRHAGPFGLERAISSAGGIRLDSLTTDLELRALPGVFAAGEMLDWEAPTGGYLLTHSLGSGRWAGRAAADYLAAARL, encoded by the coding sequence GTGAAGGGGGCGCTTGTTATCGGCGCCGGTCCCGCCGGGTTGATGGCAGCCGAACAGATCATCGCCGCCGGTCATCCCGTTGCCATTGCCGAAGCGATGCCGACGCCCGCGCGCAAATTTCTGATGGCGGGAAAGTCCGGGCTGAACCTGACGCGGAACGAAGGCACGGCAGAGTTCATGTCGAATCTGTCGCTTGGCTCGCCCGTCGGGCCGGATGGTTATTTTGGAACCGATACGTCGATTTTCGGGCCCAAAGACGTGATGGCATGGGCCGAAGGTTTTGGGATCAAGCTGTTCACAGGCTCCACCGGGCGCGTGTTTCCAACCGGCATGAAAGCCTCGCCACTGCTGCGGGCGTGGCTGGCCCGCCTTCGCGCGGCCGGGGCAGAGTTGCGGACTCGCTGGTCCTGGCAGGGTTTCGAAAGCGATGGACTGGCCTTTGACACGCCCGAGGGGCGGCAGGTGCTGCACCCCCAGGCAACGGTTCTGGCACTTGGCGGGGCAAGCTGGCCCAGGCTCGGCTCTGACGCGGCATGGGTGCCTTGGCTGCGGGAAAAAGGTGTCCGCATTGCTGACTTCCAACCGGCAAATATGGGCTTTCGCGTCGCGTGGTCCGGCGAAATGGCACGCTATTTCGGCCGGCCGGTCAAGGGAACGGCGCTGAGTGCCGGGGATCAGATCAGCCGCGGCGAATGGATCATCTCTCGCCAGGGGATCGAAGGCGGCGGCGTCTATGCCGTCGCGGCCGCGATCCGCGACGGGGCGCAGGCGGTGCTGGACCTCGCACCGGATCTGGACCGCCCGACCCTCTGCAAACGATTCGCCAGACCGCGCGGCAAGCTGTCACTGGGCAACTGGTTGCGCCGCATCCTTTCCGACCCGGTCAAGGTCGCGCTTCTGCTGGAATGGGGAAAGCCCTTCCCAACCGATCCCTCCGGCTGGGCAGAGCGCAGCAAATCCCTGCCGTTGCGCCATGCCGGCCCATTCGGTCTTGAACGTGCCATCTCATCCGCAGGTGGCATCCGTCTTGATTCGCTGACAACTGATCTTGAACTCCGCGCCCTGCCGGGTGTCTTCGCGGCGGGTGAAATGCTGGATTGGGAGGCCCCGACCGGCGGCTATCTGCTGACCCACAGCCTTGGCAGCGGAAGATGGGCCGGACGAGCAGCGGCTGATTATCTGGCAGCCGCGCGCTTATAA
- the holA gene encoding DNA polymerase III subunit delta, translating into MILKGAEIGRYLAKPDPTRPALLIYGQDAMRVALKRAEAVAALTGPNADEEMRLTRIPGADLRKDAALVLDAIKEVGFFPGQRVVLVEDTPDAAAPAISAALKEWAHGDAVIVVTAGALAKSSALRKLFEPHQAAVTTPIYDDPPGEEEITRWLKDAGLGDVPQNAMRDLLALSRALDPGDFRQTVEKISLYKHGDESPLTPEEIALMAPATIEAEVDELIDVVAEGKSDAFGKLMRRIEGQGIAPVTLCIAALRHFRALHMASADPGGPQAGLSRMRPPVFGPRRDRMARQAQAWGMRNLEEAVHHLLETDQQLRSSSRAPQMALIERALIRLAMMPRGAR; encoded by the coding sequence ATGATCCTAAAAGGGGCAGAAATCGGCCGCTATCTGGCCAAGCCGGATCCGACACGGCCTGCCCTGCTGATCTATGGGCAGGATGCGATGCGCGTGGCCCTGAAACGGGCCGAAGCCGTTGCCGCGCTGACCGGGCCAAATGCAGATGAGGAAATGCGCCTGACCCGCATTCCCGGTGCCGACCTGCGCAAGGACGCGGCACTCGTTCTGGATGCGATAAAGGAAGTCGGCTTCTTTCCCGGCCAGCGGGTCGTTCTGGTCGAAGACACACCCGACGCCGCCGCCCCGGCCATTTCCGCCGCCCTTAAGGAATGGGCGCATGGCGATGCGGTAATTGTCGTCACGGCGGGCGCACTGGCGAAATCATCCGCCCTGCGCAAGCTGTTCGAACCTCATCAGGCCGCCGTCACCACGCCCATCTATGACGATCCGCCCGGGGAAGAAGAAATCACCCGCTGGCTGAAGGATGCAGGTCTTGGCGATGTTCCGCAGAATGCGATGCGGGACCTTCTGGCGCTGTCCCGCGCGCTCGATCCCGGTGATTTTCGCCAGACGGTCGAGAAGATCAGTCTTTACAAGCACGGCGACGAATCGCCTCTGACACCGGAAGAGATCGCATTGATGGCCCCCGCCACGATCGAAGCAGAGGTGGATGAGCTGATCGACGTGGTTGCAGAGGGCAAATCCGACGCTTTCGGCAAGCTGATGCGGCGGATCGAGGGACAGGGAATCGCGCCGGTCACGCTGTGTATCGCCGCCCTACGCCATTTCCGCGCCCTGCATATGGCAAGCGCCGATCCCGGCGGCCCGCAGGCCGGGTTGTCCCGTATGCGCCCGCCGGTTTTCGGTCCCCGCCGCGACCGCATGGCCCGACAGGCGCAAGCATGGGGAATGCGCAACCTTGAAGAGGCCGTGCATCACCTGCTGGAAACCGACCAGCAGTTGCGCAGTTCCTCTCGCGCGCCGCAGATGGCCCTGATCGAACGGGCCTTGATCCGGCTGGCGATGATGCCGCGCGGCGCAAGGTGA
- the lptE gene encoding LPS assembly lipoprotein LptE, with product MSWRNRLTRRVALLGALAVLAACAMTPAYGPSGAGTALHGRVQLQEPNDVDGFSLNRRLTERLGPESSAAYALDYRLTTASVGQGITPDDVTTRYSLNGTADFALTDIATGAVVTRGRVSSFTSYSAVGTTIATLTAERDAHERLMVMLADQIVTRLLATGPRPQ from the coding sequence ATGTCGTGGCGTAACCGCCTGACCCGCCGCGTGGCCCTGCTTGGGGCGCTAGCGGTGCTGGCCGCCTGCGCAATGACGCCAGCCTATGGCCCATCGGGCGCGGGAACCGCATTGCATGGCCGCGTTCAACTGCAAGAGCCGAACGATGTTGACGGCTTTTCGCTGAACCGTCGCCTGACGGAACGCCTCGGCCCCGAAAGTTCCGCCGCCTATGCGTTGGATTACCGGCTGACCACGGCCTCAGTCGGGCAGGGGATCACCCCGGATGATGTGACGACCCGCTATTCGCTGAACGGCACCGCTGATTTCGCGCTGACCGATATCGCCACCGGCGCGGTGGTGACGCGGGGCCGCGTCAGCAGCTTCACCAGCTATTCGGCTGTCGGCACCACAATCGCCACTTTGACGGCAGAGCGTGATGCCCATGAACGCCTGATGGTCATGCTGGCCGATCAGATCGTCACCCGGCTTCTGGCGACCGGCCCGCGTCCGCAATGA
- the leuS gene encoding leucine--tRNA ligase has translation MSYSPATSEPHWQKAWADAESFTAVRDERPKYYVLEMFPYPSGRIHMGHVRNYAMGDVVARFKRAQGFSVLHPMGWDAFGMPAENAAMEQGGHPRDWTYGNIATMKDQLKPLGLSIDWNREFATCDDDYVARQQALFLDFLDAGLITRKSAQVNWDPVDMTVLANEQVIDGKGWRSGAPVERKELTQWFFRITDYAEELLEAIDGLEGWPEKVRLMQQNWIGKSRGLQFRFQTVDAPEGFDEIEVYTTRPDTLMGASFVALSPDHPMVKQLAETNPAVADFVDECRRIGTTEEAIETAPKMGFDTGLTVAHPLDREWKLPIWIANFVLMDYGTGAIFGSPAHDERDHEFATKYGLPIRATFGEKGMDLAAADAMVAKAPYAPLKSETVSYVRGFAGQPEQTGEDAVTAAITHAEKQGYGEGVTKYRLRDWGISRQRYWGCPIPVVHCEKCGTVPEAKENLPVLLPLDVSFDTPGNPLDRHPTWRQTTCPKCGGAATRETDTMDTFVDSSWYYARFTSPHAATPTDRADADYWMNVDQYIGGVEHAILHLLYSRFFARAMVKTGHLPEHAKEPFDALFTQGMVTHEIYMTRDDKDRPVYHLPEDVTDGKLADGKAVEIIPSAKMSKSKKNVVDPVNIVANFGADTARWFMLSDSPPERDVEWTAAGAEAAYKFLSRVWRLADEAPEGGDDPDLTKSAHRAISDVTKSIEGFAFNKAVAKLYELANAIGKSKAGGESRREVLRILAQLLAPMVPHLAEEVWAKSGGTGMVVDAGWPKADPALLEDDTVTLPIQINGKRRAEISVPKAMPKDEIEAIVMADETVQRFLDGAAPKKLIVVPGRIVNVVA, from the coding sequence ATGTCCTATTCACCCGCCACCAGCGAACCGCATTGGCAGAAGGCCTGGGCCGATGCCGAAAGCTTTACGGCTGTGCGGGACGAACGGCCAAAATACTATGTGCTCGAGATGTTCCCCTATCCCTCGGGGCGCATCCATATGGGCCATGTCCGCAACTATGCGATGGGCGACGTGGTGGCGCGGTTCAAGCGCGCGCAGGGTTTTTCCGTGCTGCACCCGATGGGCTGGGACGCGTTCGGGATGCCGGCCGAAAACGCCGCAATGGAACAGGGCGGGCATCCGCGCGACTGGACCTATGGCAATATCGCGACGATGAAGGATCAGCTGAAACCGCTGGGCCTATCCATCGACTGGAACCGCGAATTCGCCACCTGTGACGACGATTACGTCGCCCGGCAACAGGCCCTTTTCCTCGATTTCCTCGACGCCGGGCTGATCACCCGCAAATCGGCGCAGGTGAACTGGGATCCGGTCGATATGACCGTGTTGGCGAATGAACAGGTGATCGACGGCAAGGGCTGGCGGTCCGGCGCGCCGGTCGAACGGAAGGAACTGACGCAATGGTTCTTCCGCATCACGGACTATGCCGAGGAATTGCTGGAAGCCATCGACGGTCTTGAGGGCTGGCCCGAAAAGGTCCGGCTCATGCAGCAGAACTGGATCGGCAAGTCGCGCGGGCTGCAATTCCGTTTCCAGACTGTGGACGCGCCCGAAGGATTCGACGAGATCGAGGTCTACACCACCCGTCCCGACACGCTGATGGGCGCGAGCTTCGTCGCGCTGTCACCCGATCATCCGATGGTTAAGCAACTGGCCGAAACGAACCCCGCTGTGGCTGATTTCGTCGACGAATGCCGCCGCATCGGCACCACTGAAGAGGCCATCGAAACCGCCCCGAAGATGGGCTTCGACACCGGGCTGACCGTCGCGCATCCCCTTGATCGGGAATGGAAACTGCCGATCTGGATCGCGAATTTCGTGCTGATGGATTACGGCACCGGGGCAATTTTCGGCAGCCCGGCCCATGATGAGCGCGACCATGAGTTCGCGACGAAATACGGCCTGCCGATTCGCGCGACATTCGGCGAGAAAGGCATGGACCTCGCCGCCGCCGATGCGATGGTGGCAAAAGCGCCCTATGCGCCGCTGAAATCCGAAACGGTCAGCTATGTGCGCGGCTTCGCGGGCCAGCCCGAACAGACCGGCGAGGATGCCGTCACTGCCGCCATCACCCATGCTGAGAAACAGGGTTATGGAGAGGGCGTCACGAAATACCGTCTCCGCGACTGGGGCATCTCGCGGCAGCGCTATTGGGGCTGCCCGATCCCGGTCGTGCATTGCGAGAAATGCGGCACCGTGCCTGAGGCAAAGGAAAACCTGCCCGTCCTGTTGCCGCTGGATGTCAGCTTCGACACACCCGGCAACCCGCTTGACCGCCACCCGACATGGCGTCAGACAACCTGCCCAAAATGCGGCGGCGCGGCCACGCGCGAGACCGACACGATGGACACATTCGTCGATTCAAGCTGGTATTACGCCCGCTTCACCTCTCCACACGCGGCGACGCCCACCGACAGGGCCGACGCCGATTACTGGATGAATGTGGACCAGTATATCGGCGGGGTCGAACATGCGATTCTGCACCTGCTCTATTCCCGCTTTTTCGCGCGCGCGATGGTCAAGACCGGCCATCTGCCCGAACACGCAAAAGAGCCCTTCGACGCATTGTTCACGCAGGGCATGGTCACGCATGAGATCTATATGACCCGCGATGACAAGGATCGCCCGGTCTACCACCTGCCCGAGGATGTAACCGACGGCAAACTTGCCGACGGCAAGGCGGTCGAAATCATCCCCTCGGCCAAAATGTCGAAATCCAAGAAAAACGTCGTGGACCCGGTCAACATTGTCGCCAATTTCGGTGCCGACACCGCACGCTGGTTCATGCTGTCCGATTCCCCGCCCGAACGCGACGTGGAATGGACCGCTGCCGGGGCGGAAGCGGCGTATAAGTTCCTGTCCCGCGTCTGGCGGCTGGCCGATGAGGCACCCGAGGGCGGCGATGATCCCGATCTGACGAAAAGCGCCCATCGCGCCATTTCCGATGTGACCAAATCCATCGAAGGCTTTGCCTTCAACAAGGCGGTGGCGAAGCTCTATGAACTCGCCAACGCCATCGGCAAATCAAAGGCAGGAGGTGAATCGCGGCGCGAGGTGCTGCGCATCCTGGCGCAGCTTCTGGCCCCGATGGTTCCTCATCTGGCCGAGGAGGTCTGGGCCAAATCCGGCGGCACCGGTATGGTTGTCGATGCAGGCTGGCCCAAAGCCGATCCGGCCCTGCTGGAGGATGACACCGTCACGCTTCCCATCCAGATCAACGGCAAGCGGCGGGCGGAAATTTCTGTTCCCAAAGCGATGCCGAAGGACGAGATAGAGGCGATTGTTATGGCAGATGAAACCGTTCAGCGTTTCCTTGACGGTGCCGCGCCTAAGAAGTTGATCGTGGTGCCGGGAAGGATCGTCAATGTCGTGGCGTAA